From the genome of Tachysurus fulvidraco isolate hzauxx_2018 chromosome 20, HZAU_PFXX_2.0, whole genome shotgun sequence, one region includes:
- the LOC113638301 gene encoding choline transporter-like protein 4 isoform X1: MLEWREQLPMTKKEIKNTNKNYGQSIPDGPTFSGPDHKRSFTDVICCLIFVAAMVGYVILGGAAWLYGNPQYITKEQNSAGAFCGMGPNFDKPNLFYFNILKCALAVNVTASTFKGLQCPTTQVCIKNCPSTFWFLPQTAFSAGAKPSEFFQQEFCDPSLDLAQTTFTVQEILDKGLCPAYYTPSTLVQGKCLPSFDPKDVPVDFNFYKSTFGNDTVKVIMDTSSSLGAGFNLKSRTVRIIEDLAITWYWILVGLVIALVVSLVLLLLMRCCVSLVSILFHPGLLSLGAYGIYQCYQYEKDINSQLTLGDLSFQSKMSEYLQVKGIWLGCIVTVCLLEFILVMLFISYLRKGLTAALALMKECSKAMGVLSSTMAYPLVTFLLVMLCMTFFIVTNVNLVTSGLPVYKKLALNTSNANCTAVTGEEKCVPEKFKASDYPTCPVRCVFVRYDEEEGFFQRHAQNFQIYNLLACLWCLNFIITLGQCTLARTFSSYYWSLSNLQNIHRSIVSKALFQMLRYHTGSMAFGAIFVNMFQGIRMFLEFLKDVTRGGQRCCCCCMPLMMPLKCCFCVLDKVLKYFTRNTYIMIATHGDNFFTSAKNAHMLCERNKDRVRMVDRTTDWLLFFGRLLVVGAIGVLAFYFFNGDIPVSADIFQVKLLSFRWLHFTVVIVGTYFIAEGCFSVYSIGVDTFTICVMDDLERNDGTFQRPYMSRTLQQILQLQDDPVL; this comes from the exons ATGTTGGAGTGGCGTG AACAATTACCAATGAcgaaaaaagagataaaaaatacGAACAAAAACTATG GGCAATCTATCCCAGATGGCCCAACATTCAGTGGCCCTGATCATAAAAG gTCTTTTACAGATGTCATATGCTGCCTGATTTTTGTTGCCGCTATGGTCGGCTATGTAATCCTTGGTGGTGCAg CTTGGCTTTATGGAAATCCTCAGTACATCACCAAGGAGCAAAACTCTGCTGGGGCTTTTTGTGGAATGGGACCAAACTT CGATAAAcccaatttgttttatttcaacatACTGAAGTGTGCGTTAGCAGTCAATGTAACTGCATCGACATTCAAAGGCCTTCAGTGTCCAACAACTCAA GTGTGCATTAAGAATTGCCCCTCAACATTTTGGTTTTTGCCCCAGACAGCATTTTCTGCAGGGGCAAAACCGAGTGAATTCTTTCAGCAGGAGTTCTGTGACCCCAGTTTGGACCTTGCCCAGACCACATTT ACAGTGCAAGAAATCCTGGACAAAGGGCTGTGCCCAGCATATTATACTCCAAGCACACTAG ttCAGGGAAAATGTCTCCCCAGTTTTGATCCAAAAGATGTTCCAGTAGACTTCAATTTTTACAAATCGACTTTTGGTAATGACACAGTAAAGGTCATAATGGACACTTCAAG CTCTCTGGGGGCAGGCTTTAATCTCAAATCCAGAACAGTCAGGATCATCGAGGACCTCGCCATTACCTGGTATTGGATATTAGT AGGTCTGGTGATTGCACTGGTGGTCAGTTTAGTGCTGCTCCTGCTGATGCGATGCtgtgtgtctctggtgtccaTACTTTTCCACCCTGGTCTTCTGTCACTGGGAGCATACG GCATTTACCAATGTTACCAGTATGAGAAAGACATCAACTCACAGCTCACACTTGGTGACCTCAGTTTTCAATCCAAGATGTCAGAATACCTCCAAGTAAAGGGGATCTGGCTGGGTTGCA tcgTGACTGTTTGCCTCCTGGAGTTTATCCTGGTGATGCTGTTTATATCATATTTAAGAAAAGGACTCACAGCAGCACTGGCATTGATGAAGGAGTGCAGCAA GGCGATGGGTGTACTATCATCTACAATGGCATACCCACTGGTCACTTTTCTGCTGGTCATGCTCTGTATGACCTTCTTTATAGTGACTAATGT AAATCTGGTGACTTCTGGATTGCCAGTGTATAAAAAACTTGCACTGAACACCTCAAATGCAAACTGTACTGCAGTCACCGGTGAAGAAAAATGTGTCCCTGAA AAGTTCAAGGCATCGGACTATCCAACGTGTCCTGTGCGCTGTGTATTTGTGCGTTATGATGAGGAAGAAGGGTTTTTTCAAAGACATGCACAAAACTTTCAGATTTATAACTTGCTGGCATGTCTTTGGTGCCTTAATTTCATTATTACACTGGGCCAATGCACATTAGCGAGGACCTTCAGCAGCTACTATTGGTCATTAAGCAACCTGCAGAACATCCACCGATCTATTGTGTCTAAGGCACTCTTCCAGATGTTACG GTACCATACTGGCTCCATGGCGTTTGGTGCCATCTTTGTCAACATGTTCCAGGGTATACGGATGTTCCTGGAATTTCTCAAAGACGTAACCAGGG GTGGACAGAGATGTTGTTGCTGTTGCATGCCTCTAATGATGCCTCTAAAATGTTGCTTTTGTGTCTTGGATAAAGTCCTGAAGTACTTTACCCGAAACACCTACATAATG ATTGCAACGCATGGAGACAATTTCTTCACGTCAGCCAAGAACGCTCACATGCTCTGTGAGAGGAACAAGGACCG CGTGCGGATGGTGGACCGGACAACAGACTGGCTGCTGTTCTTCGGGAGACTGCTGGTGGTCGGAGCGATTG GTGTCTTGGCCTTCTACTTTTTTAATGGAGACATTCCAGTGTCAGCTGACATCTTCCAGGTGAAGTTGCTGAGCTTTCGCTGGCTGCATTTTACT gtggtgATTGTGGGAACGTACTTCATCGCTGAGGGCTGCTTTAGCGTGTACAGCATTGGAGTTGACACGTTCACCATCTGCGTCA TGGATGATCTGGAGCGCAATGATGGGACTTTTCAGAGACCCTACATGTCAAGGACCTTGCAGCAGATCCTACAACTTCAAGATGACcctgttctttaa
- the LOC113638301 gene encoding choline transporter-like protein 4 isoform X3, translating into MLEWREQLPMTKKEIKNTNKNYGQSIPDGPTFSGPDHKRSFTDVICCLIFVAAMVGYVILGGAAWLYGNPQYITKEQNSAGAFCGMGPNFDKPNLFYFNILKCALAVNVTASTFKGLQCPTTQTAFSAGAKPSEFFQQEFCDPSLDLAQTTFTVQEILDKGLCPAYYTPSTLVQGKCLPSFDPKDVPVDFNFYKSTFGNDTVKVIMDTSSSLGAGFNLKSRTVRIIEDLAITWYWILVGLVIALVVSLVLLLLMRCCVSLVSILFHPGLLSLGAYGIYQCYQYEKDINSQLTLGDLSFQSKMSEYLQVKGIWLGCIVTVCLLEFILVMLFISYLRKGLTAALALMKECSKAMGVLSSTMAYPLVTFLLVMLCMTFFIVTNVNLVTSGLPVYKKLALNTSNANCTAVTGEEKCVPEKFKASDYPTCPVRCVFVRYDEEEGFFQRHAQNFQIYNLLACLWCLNFIITLGQCTLARTFSSYYWSLSNLQNIHRSIVSKALFQMLRYHTGSMAFGAIFVNMFQGIRMFLEFLKDVTRGGQRCCCCCMPLMMPLKCCFCVLDKVLKYFTRNTYIMIATHGDNFFTSAKNAHMLCERNKDRVRMVDRTTDWLLFFGRLLVVGAIGVLAFYFFNGDIPVSADIFQVKLLSFRWLHFTVVIVGTYFIAEGCFSVYSIGVDTFTICVMDDLERNDGTFQRPYMSRTLQQILQLQDDPVL; encoded by the exons ATGTTGGAGTGGCGTG AACAATTACCAATGAcgaaaaaagagataaaaaatacGAACAAAAACTATG GGCAATCTATCCCAGATGGCCCAACATTCAGTGGCCCTGATCATAAAAG gTCTTTTACAGATGTCATATGCTGCCTGATTTTTGTTGCCGCTATGGTCGGCTATGTAATCCTTGGTGGTGCAg CTTGGCTTTATGGAAATCCTCAGTACATCACCAAGGAGCAAAACTCTGCTGGGGCTTTTTGTGGAATGGGACCAAACTT CGATAAAcccaatttgttttatttcaacatACTGAAGTGTGCGTTAGCAGTCAATGTAACTGCATCGACATTCAAAGGCCTTCAGTGTCCAACAACTCAA ACAGCATTTTCTGCAGGGGCAAAACCGAGTGAATTCTTTCAGCAGGAGTTCTGTGACCCCAGTTTGGACCTTGCCCAGACCACATTT ACAGTGCAAGAAATCCTGGACAAAGGGCTGTGCCCAGCATATTATACTCCAAGCACACTAG ttCAGGGAAAATGTCTCCCCAGTTTTGATCCAAAAGATGTTCCAGTAGACTTCAATTTTTACAAATCGACTTTTGGTAATGACACAGTAAAGGTCATAATGGACACTTCAAG CTCTCTGGGGGCAGGCTTTAATCTCAAATCCAGAACAGTCAGGATCATCGAGGACCTCGCCATTACCTGGTATTGGATATTAGT AGGTCTGGTGATTGCACTGGTGGTCAGTTTAGTGCTGCTCCTGCTGATGCGATGCtgtgtgtctctggtgtccaTACTTTTCCACCCTGGTCTTCTGTCACTGGGAGCATACG GCATTTACCAATGTTACCAGTATGAGAAAGACATCAACTCACAGCTCACACTTGGTGACCTCAGTTTTCAATCCAAGATGTCAGAATACCTCCAAGTAAAGGGGATCTGGCTGGGTTGCA tcgTGACTGTTTGCCTCCTGGAGTTTATCCTGGTGATGCTGTTTATATCATATTTAAGAAAAGGACTCACAGCAGCACTGGCATTGATGAAGGAGTGCAGCAA GGCGATGGGTGTACTATCATCTACAATGGCATACCCACTGGTCACTTTTCTGCTGGTCATGCTCTGTATGACCTTCTTTATAGTGACTAATGT AAATCTGGTGACTTCTGGATTGCCAGTGTATAAAAAACTTGCACTGAACACCTCAAATGCAAACTGTACTGCAGTCACCGGTGAAGAAAAATGTGTCCCTGAA AAGTTCAAGGCATCGGACTATCCAACGTGTCCTGTGCGCTGTGTATTTGTGCGTTATGATGAGGAAGAAGGGTTTTTTCAAAGACATGCACAAAACTTTCAGATTTATAACTTGCTGGCATGTCTTTGGTGCCTTAATTTCATTATTACACTGGGCCAATGCACATTAGCGAGGACCTTCAGCAGCTACTATTGGTCATTAAGCAACCTGCAGAACATCCACCGATCTATTGTGTCTAAGGCACTCTTCCAGATGTTACG GTACCATACTGGCTCCATGGCGTTTGGTGCCATCTTTGTCAACATGTTCCAGGGTATACGGATGTTCCTGGAATTTCTCAAAGACGTAACCAGGG GTGGACAGAGATGTTGTTGCTGTTGCATGCCTCTAATGATGCCTCTAAAATGTTGCTTTTGTGTCTTGGATAAAGTCCTGAAGTACTTTACCCGAAACACCTACATAATG ATTGCAACGCATGGAGACAATTTCTTCACGTCAGCCAAGAACGCTCACATGCTCTGTGAGAGGAACAAGGACCG CGTGCGGATGGTGGACCGGACAACAGACTGGCTGCTGTTCTTCGGGAGACTGCTGGTGGTCGGAGCGATTG GTGTCTTGGCCTTCTACTTTTTTAATGGAGACATTCCAGTGTCAGCTGACATCTTCCAGGTGAAGTTGCTGAGCTTTCGCTGGCTGCATTTTACT gtggtgATTGTGGGAACGTACTTCATCGCTGAGGGCTGCTTTAGCGTGTACAGCATTGGAGTTGACACGTTCACCATCTGCGTCA TGGATGATCTGGAGCGCAATGATGGGACTTTTCAGAGACCCTACATGTCAAGGACCTTGCAGCAGATCCTACAACTTCAAGATGACcctgttctttaa
- the LOC113638301 gene encoding choline transporter-like protein 4 isoform X2, whose product MTKKEIKNTNKNYGQSIPDGPTFSGPDHKRSFTDVICCLIFVAAMVGYVILGGAAWLYGNPQYITKEQNSAGAFCGMGPNFDKPNLFYFNILKCALAVNVTASTFKGLQCPTTQVCIKNCPSTFWFLPQTAFSAGAKPSEFFQQEFCDPSLDLAQTTFTVQEILDKGLCPAYYTPSTLVQGKCLPSFDPKDVPVDFNFYKSTFGNDTVKVIMDTSSSLGAGFNLKSRTVRIIEDLAITWYWILVGLVIALVVSLVLLLLMRCCVSLVSILFHPGLLSLGAYGIYQCYQYEKDINSQLTLGDLSFQSKMSEYLQVKGIWLGCIVTVCLLEFILVMLFISYLRKGLTAALALMKECSKAMGVLSSTMAYPLVTFLLVMLCMTFFIVTNVNLVTSGLPVYKKLALNTSNANCTAVTGEEKCVPEKFKASDYPTCPVRCVFVRYDEEEGFFQRHAQNFQIYNLLACLWCLNFIITLGQCTLARTFSSYYWSLSNLQNIHRSIVSKALFQMLRYHTGSMAFGAIFVNMFQGIRMFLEFLKDVTRGGQRCCCCCMPLMMPLKCCFCVLDKVLKYFTRNTYIMIATHGDNFFTSAKNAHMLCERNKDRVRMVDRTTDWLLFFGRLLVVGAIGVLAFYFFNGDIPVSADIFQVKLLSFRWLHFTVVIVGTYFIAEGCFSVYSIGVDTFTICVMDDLERNDGTFQRPYMSRTLQQILQLQDDPVL is encoded by the exons ATGAcgaaaaaagagataaaaaatacGAACAAAAACTATG GGCAATCTATCCCAGATGGCCCAACATTCAGTGGCCCTGATCATAAAAG gTCTTTTACAGATGTCATATGCTGCCTGATTTTTGTTGCCGCTATGGTCGGCTATGTAATCCTTGGTGGTGCAg CTTGGCTTTATGGAAATCCTCAGTACATCACCAAGGAGCAAAACTCTGCTGGGGCTTTTTGTGGAATGGGACCAAACTT CGATAAAcccaatttgttttatttcaacatACTGAAGTGTGCGTTAGCAGTCAATGTAACTGCATCGACATTCAAAGGCCTTCAGTGTCCAACAACTCAA GTGTGCATTAAGAATTGCCCCTCAACATTTTGGTTTTTGCCCCAGACAGCATTTTCTGCAGGGGCAAAACCGAGTGAATTCTTTCAGCAGGAGTTCTGTGACCCCAGTTTGGACCTTGCCCAGACCACATTT ACAGTGCAAGAAATCCTGGACAAAGGGCTGTGCCCAGCATATTATACTCCAAGCACACTAG ttCAGGGAAAATGTCTCCCCAGTTTTGATCCAAAAGATGTTCCAGTAGACTTCAATTTTTACAAATCGACTTTTGGTAATGACACAGTAAAGGTCATAATGGACACTTCAAG CTCTCTGGGGGCAGGCTTTAATCTCAAATCCAGAACAGTCAGGATCATCGAGGACCTCGCCATTACCTGGTATTGGATATTAGT AGGTCTGGTGATTGCACTGGTGGTCAGTTTAGTGCTGCTCCTGCTGATGCGATGCtgtgtgtctctggtgtccaTACTTTTCCACCCTGGTCTTCTGTCACTGGGAGCATACG GCATTTACCAATGTTACCAGTATGAGAAAGACATCAACTCACAGCTCACACTTGGTGACCTCAGTTTTCAATCCAAGATGTCAGAATACCTCCAAGTAAAGGGGATCTGGCTGGGTTGCA tcgTGACTGTTTGCCTCCTGGAGTTTATCCTGGTGATGCTGTTTATATCATATTTAAGAAAAGGACTCACAGCAGCACTGGCATTGATGAAGGAGTGCAGCAA GGCGATGGGTGTACTATCATCTACAATGGCATACCCACTGGTCACTTTTCTGCTGGTCATGCTCTGTATGACCTTCTTTATAGTGACTAATGT AAATCTGGTGACTTCTGGATTGCCAGTGTATAAAAAACTTGCACTGAACACCTCAAATGCAAACTGTACTGCAGTCACCGGTGAAGAAAAATGTGTCCCTGAA AAGTTCAAGGCATCGGACTATCCAACGTGTCCTGTGCGCTGTGTATTTGTGCGTTATGATGAGGAAGAAGGGTTTTTTCAAAGACATGCACAAAACTTTCAGATTTATAACTTGCTGGCATGTCTTTGGTGCCTTAATTTCATTATTACACTGGGCCAATGCACATTAGCGAGGACCTTCAGCAGCTACTATTGGTCATTAAGCAACCTGCAGAACATCCACCGATCTATTGTGTCTAAGGCACTCTTCCAGATGTTACG GTACCATACTGGCTCCATGGCGTTTGGTGCCATCTTTGTCAACATGTTCCAGGGTATACGGATGTTCCTGGAATTTCTCAAAGACGTAACCAGGG GTGGACAGAGATGTTGTTGCTGTTGCATGCCTCTAATGATGCCTCTAAAATGTTGCTTTTGTGTCTTGGATAAAGTCCTGAAGTACTTTACCCGAAACACCTACATAATG ATTGCAACGCATGGAGACAATTTCTTCACGTCAGCCAAGAACGCTCACATGCTCTGTGAGAGGAACAAGGACCG CGTGCGGATGGTGGACCGGACAACAGACTGGCTGCTGTTCTTCGGGAGACTGCTGGTGGTCGGAGCGATTG GTGTCTTGGCCTTCTACTTTTTTAATGGAGACATTCCAGTGTCAGCTGACATCTTCCAGGTGAAGTTGCTGAGCTTTCGCTGGCTGCATTTTACT gtggtgATTGTGGGAACGTACTTCATCGCTGAGGGCTGCTTTAGCGTGTACAGCATTGGAGTTGACACGTTCACCATCTGCGTCA TGGATGATCTGGAGCGCAATGATGGGACTTTTCAGAGACCCTACATGTCAAGGACCTTGCAGCAGATCCTACAACTTCAAGATGACcctgttctttaa